A portion of the Nitratidesulfovibrio termitidis HI1 genome contains these proteins:
- a CDS encoding UbiX family flavin prenyltransferase has protein sequence MKRFVVGISGASGMPLAVTLLRGLRDAARALPGGIQVHLVVSEAARQVLALESDLRAEDLLALADVVHDARDFGAPPSSGSWQHDGMVVCPCSMSTLAAIAHGTGSNLLHRAADVTLKERRPLVLVVRETPVSRVHLRNMLAAAEAGAVIMPPCPGFYTRPASVQDILDHLAGRILDQIGVPNALAARWGEAADTE, from the coding sequence ATGAAACGCTTCGTGGTCGGCATATCCGGCGCCAGCGGCATGCCCCTGGCCGTCACCCTGCTGCGCGGGCTGCGCGATGCCGCACGCGCCCTGCCCGGTGGTATCCAGGTGCACCTTGTGGTGTCCGAGGCGGCCCGGCAGGTGCTGGCGCTGGAATCGGACCTGCGCGCGGAAGACCTGCTGGCCCTGGCCGACGTGGTCCACGATGCGCGCGACTTTGGCGCGCCGCCGTCCAGCGGGTCGTGGCAGCACGACGGCATGGTGGTCTGCCCCTGCTCCATGAGCACGCTGGCCGCCATCGCCCACGGCACCGGCAGCAACCTGCTGCACCGCGCCGCCGACGTCACCCTGAAGGAACGCCGCCCGCTAGTGCTGGTGGTACGCGAAACGCCCGTAAGCCGGGTGCACCTGCGCAACATGCTGGCCGCCGCAGAGGCGGGCGCGGTGATCATGCCGCCCTGCCCCGGCTTCTACACCCGGCCTGCCAGTGTACAGGACATCCTGGACCACCTTGCCGGGCGCATTCTGGACCAGATCGGCGTGCCCAACGCCCTTGCCGCCCGCTGGGGCGAGGCCGCCGACACGGAATAG
- a CDS encoding GIY-YIG nuclease family protein yields MEHAAVTYKWVVYLVRCADGTLYCGVTTDMERRLGEHNRGRGARYTRSRRPVTLVATAPFPDRSTAQKAEHHVKRLPPDRKQEALARYANALPVAAPPSAPRTKE; encoded by the coding sequence ATGGAACACGCGGCGGTAACATACAAATGGGTTGTCTATCTGGTGCGCTGTGCCGACGGGACGCTGTACTGCGGCGTCACAACGGACATGGAACGGCGCCTTGGCGAGCACAACCGGGGCAGGGGCGCACGCTACACGCGTTCGCGCCGCCCGGTCACGCTGGTCGCCACCGCCCCGTTCCCTGACCGCAGCACCGCACAGAAGGCCGAGCATCACGTCAAACGGCTGCCCCCCGACAGGAAGCAGGAAGCACTGGCACGTTACGCCAACGCACTTCCCGTCGCGGCGCCGCCGAGCGCCCCGCGCACGAAGGAATGA
- a CDS encoding DEAD/DEAH box helicase, with the protein METLRFEELTLSKEILKAIEEMGFEEASPIQALAIPHILEGRDVIGQAQTGTGKTAAFGIPLLERIDPREKDIQGIILCPTRELAIQVAEELTQLASRKRGLYVLPVYGGQPIDRQFKALRRGAQVVVGTPGRVMDHMERGTINLSTVRMAVLDEADEMLDMGFRDDIEHILGQVPKEAQTVFFSATMPPAILEMAQRFLKTPEFLKVTQKQVTVPSIEQIYYEVRPFQKLEALCRVLDLYNPKRAIVFCSTKRGVDELTQHLQGRGYQADGLHGNLNQSQRDRVMARFRSNGIEILVATDVAARGIDVDDVEAVVNYDIPNAVEHYVHRIGRTGRAGRSGRAFTFVSGRDFYKLRDIKKFTKAHIVQHQVPTSSDVATVKTNQLLAEVRRHIEAGELEKFTDIIESFLDEDVTTVDMAAALLKLLMRRELGDAVPGGEKTPAGTGAEPGMVRLFLNVGRKMRVTARDIVGAIAGETGIPGRMIGAIDIRDRVSFVEVPAEYAQEVISVMNGNQIRGFRLGVEPATPRDRE; encoded by the coding sequence ATGGAAACCTTACGCTTTGAAGAACTGACCCTTTCAAAGGAAATCCTGAAGGCCATCGAAGAGATGGGCTTCGAAGAAGCCTCGCCCATCCAGGCGCTGGCCATCCCGCACATCCTCGAAGGCCGCGACGTCATCGGCCAGGCCCAGACCGGCACCGGCAAGACGGCCGCCTTCGGCATCCCCCTGCTGGAACGCATCGACCCGCGCGAAAAGGACATCCAGGGCATCATCCTGTGCCCCACGCGCGAACTGGCCATCCAGGTGGCGGAAGAACTTACCCAGCTTGCCTCGCGCAAGCGCGGGCTGTACGTGCTGCCCGTGTACGGCGGGCAGCCCATCGACCGCCAGTTCAAGGCCCTGCGCCGCGGCGCGCAGGTGGTGGTGGGCACCCCGGGCCGCGTCATGGATCACATGGAACGCGGCACCATCAACCTTTCCACGGTGCGCATGGCCGTGCTGGATGAAGCGGACGAAATGCTCGACATGGGCTTTCGCGACGACATCGAACACATCCTGGGCCAGGTGCCCAAGGAAGCGCAGACCGTCTTCTTCTCCGCCACCATGCCCCCGGCCATTCTCGAAATGGCCCAGCGCTTCCTGAAGACGCCCGAATTCCTCAAGGTGACCCAGAAGCAGGTCACCGTGCCCAGCATCGAACAGATCTACTACGAGGTGCGTCCCTTCCAGAAGCTGGAGGCGCTGTGCCGGGTGCTGGACCTGTACAACCCCAAGCGCGCCATCGTGTTCTGCTCGACCAAGCGCGGCGTGGATGAACTGACCCAGCACCTGCAGGGGCGCGGCTACCAGGCCGACGGCCTGCACGGCAACCTCAACCAGTCGCAGCGCGACCGGGTGATGGCGCGCTTCCGCAGCAACGGCATCGAAATCCTGGTCGCCACCGACGTGGCCGCGCGCGGCATCGACGTGGACGACGTGGAAGCCGTGGTCAACTACGACATCCCCAACGCCGTCGAACACTACGTGCACCGCATCGGCCGCACGGGCCGCGCCGGGCGTTCGGGCCGCGCGTTCACCTTTGTTTCCGGGCGCGACTTCTACAAGCTGCGCGACATCAAGAAGTTCACCAAGGCGCACATCGTGCAGCACCAGGTGCCCACGTCCAGCGACGTGGCCACGGTGAAGACCAACCAGTTGCTGGCCGAAGTGCGCCGCCACATCGAGGCGGGTGAACTGGAAAAGTTCACCGACATCATCGAATCGTTCCTTGACGAGGACGTGACCACCGTGGACATGGCCGCCGCGCTGCTCAAGCTGCTGATGCGCCGCGAACTGGGCGACGCCGTGCCCGGTGGTGAAAAGACCCCGGCAGGCACCGGCGCAGAACCCGGCATGGTGCGCCTGTTCCTGAACGTGGGCCGCAAGATGCGCGTCACCGCGCGTGACATCGTGGGGGCCATCGCGGGCGAGACGGGCATTCCCGGTCGCATGATCGGGGCCATCGACATCCGCGACCGCGTGTCGTTCGTGGAAGTGCCCGCCGAGTACGCGCAGGAAGTCATCTCTGTGATGAACGGCAACCAGATCCGGGGCTTCCGCCTTGGGGTGGAGCCCGCGACCCCGCGCGACCGGGAATAG
- a CDS encoding L-lactate permease encodes MNWVQNYDPLSNILLSALVAAVPLYVLFYMLAVRRAKGHFAAALGTTAAVLLAILVWGMPVGLAVNATLYGAAYGLFPIVWIVITAVWIYNMTVESGEFEIIKDSLARLTDDRRLQAIFIAFAFGSFIEGTAGFGTPVAITAAMLVGLGFNPLYAAGICLIANTAPVAFGAIGIPVIVAGQVSGLDTMHISQIVGRQLPFLSILVPLWLCVTMCGFKRSLEVLPAVLVAGVCFAGSQYAFSNFHGPTLPDIMSAIITIIGLVLLLRVWKPATTWHFPDETPSTVTGPSPYSFGEIIRAWMPYIILAVMVFFWGLPEIKPFLDGALGAGYTPLAAKGFAWPGLHNAIEKTTPIVAANAPYGAMFKLNIISAAGTAILFTGLAAVPMMPKYGYGQAIPCLFRTMHQLRFPIVTIAMILGLAQIMNYSGMSSTMGLAFTKTGWLFPFFSPLLGWLGVFLTGSDTSSNALFSGLQRTTATSVGMDPHLAVAANSSGGVTGKMISPQSISVATAATKMVGQEGQLFRFTLWHSLAMTGFICLLTMLQAYPLKWMLP; translated from the coding sequence ATGAACTGGGTGCAGAACTACGATCCGCTCTCGAACATCCTTTTGTCGGCACTGGTCGCAGCCGTGCCGTTGTACGTTCTTTTCTACATGCTGGCCGTGCGCCGCGCGAAGGGGCACTTCGCCGCCGCCCTCGGCACCACTGCGGCCGTGCTGCTCGCCATCCTGGTGTGGGGCATGCCCGTCGGCCTGGCCGTCAATGCAACCCTGTACGGTGCAGCGTACGGGTTGTTCCCCATCGTCTGGATCGTCATCACGGCGGTGTGGATCTACAACATGACCGTTGAGTCCGGCGAATTCGAAATCATCAAGGATTCGCTGGCACGCCTTACCGACGACCGCCGCTTGCAGGCCATCTTCATCGCCTTCGCGTTCGGTTCGTTCATCGAAGGCACCGCCGGTTTCGGCACGCCCGTGGCCATCACCGCCGCCATGCTGGTGGGCCTGGGCTTCAACCCGCTGTATGCCGCGGGTATCTGCCTTATCGCCAACACCGCCCCGGTGGCCTTCGGCGCCATCGGCATTCCGGTCATCGTCGCCGGTCAGGTGTCCGGCCTCGATACCATGCACATCAGCCAGATCGTGGGCCGTCAGCTGCCCTTCCTGTCGATCCTGGTGCCCCTGTGGCTGTGCGTGACCATGTGCGGCTTCAAGCGTTCGCTCGAAGTGCTGCCCGCCGTTCTCGTGGCCGGTGTGTGCTTCGCCGGTTCGCAGTACGCCTTCTCGAACTTCCACGGCCCGACCCTGCCCGACATCATGTCGGCCATCATCACCATCATCGGCCTCGTGCTGCTGCTGCGCGTGTGGAAGCCCGCCACCACCTGGCACTTCCCCGACGAAACCCCCTCGACCGTCACCGGACCCTCGCCCTACTCCTTCGGCGAAATCATTCGCGCCTGGATGCCCTACATCATCCTGGCCGTCATGGTGTTCTTCTGGGGCCTGCCGGAAATCAAGCCCTTCCTCGACGGCGCCCTGGGCGCTGGCTACACCCCGCTGGCCGCCAAGGGCTTTGCCTGGCCGGGCCTGCACAACGCCATCGAAAAGACCACGCCCATCGTGGCCGCCAACGCTCCGTACGGCGCCATGTTCAAGCTGAACATCATCTCCGCCGCCGGTACCGCCATCCTGTTCACCGGCCTTGCCGCGGTGCCCATGATGCCCAAGTACGGCTACGGCCAGGCCATTCCCTGCCTGTTCCGCACCATGCATCAGCTGCGCTTCCCCATCGTGACCATCGCCATGATCCTCGGCCTTGCCCAGATCATGAACTACTCCGGCATGAGCTCGACCATGGGCCTCGCCTTCACCAAGACCGGCTGGCTGTTCCCGTTCTTCTCGCCGCTGCTGGGCTGGCTGGGCGTGTTCCTGACCGGTTCGGACACCTCGTCCAACGCGCTGTTCAGCGGCCTGCAGCGCACCACCGCCACCAGCGTGGGCATGGACCCGCACCTGGCCGTTGCCGCCAACTCTTCGGGCGGCGTCACCGGCAAGATGATCTCGCCCCAGTCCATCTCGGTCGCCACCGCGGCCACCAAGATGGTCGGCCAGGAAGGCCAGCTGTTCCGCTTCACCCTGTGGCACTCCTTGGCCATGACCGGGTTCATCTGCCTGCTCACCATGCTGCAGGCCTACCCGCTGAAGTGGATGCTGCCTTAG
- a CDS encoding LysR family transcriptional regulator ArgP, whose protein sequence is MLDYRLVEAVAAVIREGGFERAARVLHLTQSAVSQRVKALEDQLGTVLVVRATPARATGEGRRLLAHCDKVGLLETDLAAALRPEGGSDSPDADIPDIPHVPWTTLPVAVNADSLATWFPDAVAPFLRAERALLDLSVDDQERTHLLLRDGHVAAAVSTRAAAVQGCRCLPLGRVDYLCLAAPDFAAQWFPAGLTEAALCRAPAVIFNRADEVHHQFLRGLLPSTASFDRIARSLPLHYIPSSERFVDVVAQGLAYGMIPLPQARQHLAEGRLVDLAPGHAVPIRLYWHCWGLRTRLLDALTQHVVSHAHQVLAQE, encoded by the coding sequence ATGCTCGACTATCGACTTGTGGAAGCCGTGGCCGCCGTCATCCGTGAAGGGGGCTTCGAACGGGCCGCGCGGGTGCTGCACCTGACGCAGTCCGCCGTGTCGCAGCGGGTCAAGGCGCTGGAGGACCAGCTTGGCACCGTGCTGGTGGTGCGCGCCACCCCGGCCCGCGCCACCGGCGAGGGCCGCCGCCTGCTGGCCCATTGCGACAAGGTGGGGCTGCTGGAAACCGACCTTGCCGCCGCGCTGCGGCCCGAGGGCGGTTCCGATTCGCCGGACGCGGACATCCCCGACATCCCGCATGTTCCATGGACCACCCTGCCCGTGGCCGTGAATGCGGACAGTCTGGCCACATGGTTTCCCGATGCCGTGGCCCCGTTTCTGCGGGCCGAGCGCGCCCTGCTGGACCTTTCCGTGGACGATCAGGAGCGCACCCATCTGCTGCTGCGCGACGGCCACGTGGCCGCCGCCGTGTCTACCCGCGCCGCCGCAGTTCAGGGTTGCCGCTGCCTTCCGCTGGGCCGGGTGGACTACCTGTGCCTGGCCGCGCCCGACTTCGCCGCGCAGTGGTTCCCCGCCGGGCTGACCGAAGCCGCCCTGTGCCGCGCGCCCGCCGTGATCTTCAACCGCGCCGATGAAGTACACCACCAGTTCCTGCGCGGCCTGCTGCCCAGCACCGCGTCCTTCGACCGCATCGCCCGCAGCCTGCCCCTGCACTACATCCCCTCGTCCGAACGCTTCGTGGATGTGGTGGCCCAGGGCCTTGCCTACGGCATGATCCCCCTGCCCCAGGCCCGCCAGCACCTTGCCGAAGGTCGTCTGGTCGACCTCGCCCCCGGCCACGCCGTGCCCATCCGCCTCTACTGGCACTGCTGGGGACTGCGCACCCGCCTGCTCGATGCCCTGACCCAGCATGTGGTCAGCCACGCCCACCAAGTGCTGGCGCAGGAATAG
- a CDS encoding LysE/ArgO family amino acid transporter, with protein sequence MQLAPYLQGLGIGASLIIAIGAQNAFVLTQSLRRNHHMTVAALCALIDVVLITAGVAGVGTAVAASPLLRQGAAVGGAVFLAWFGFGALRAALRPGILEADRAVGDGGRTSLRRVLGATLAVSLLNPHVYLDTVVMLGGISGHYPAPERLSFGAGAATASCLWFFALGGCGRVLAPLFRKPVAWRVLDGSVCLVVWGVAVSLARQAWAG encoded by the coding sequence ATGCAGCTTGCCCCGTATCTTCAGGGCCTCGGCATCGGGGCCAGCCTGATCATCGCCATTGGCGCGCAGAACGCCTTCGTGCTGACCCAGAGCCTGCGCCGCAACCACCACATGACCGTGGCCGCGCTGTGCGCGCTCATCGACGTGGTATTGATCACCGCCGGGGTGGCCGGGGTGGGCACGGCGGTTGCTGCAAGCCCGCTGCTGCGGCAGGGCGCCGCCGTGGGCGGGGCGGTGTTTCTGGCGTGGTTCGGGTTCGGGGCGCTGCGCGCGGCCCTGCGGCCCGGCATTCTGGAAGCCGACCGGGCGGTGGGGGACGGCGGGCGTACCAGCCTGCGCCGGGTGCTGGGGGCCACGCTGGCCGTGTCCCTGCTGAACCCGCACGTGTACCTCGATACCGTGGTCATGCTGGGCGGCATCAGCGGGCACTACCCGGCCCCGGAGCGCCTTTCGTTCGGCGCGGGCGCGGCCACGGCCTCGTGCCTGTGGTTTTTTGCCCTTGGCGGCTGCGGCAGGGTGCTGGCCCCGCTGTTCCGCAAGCCCGTGGCCTGGCGCGTGCTGGATGGCAGCGTGTGCCTGGTGGTGTGGGGCGTGGCCGTGTCGCTGGCCCGGCAGGCCTGGGCGGGGTAG
- a CDS encoding metal-dependent hydrolase codes for MQYSLTWHGHANFQISCDGANVLVDPFFEGNPSASTPWSDIAPPDLVLVTHDHGDHVGQAVQICNTTGALLGCIVGTAQRLLEEGLRPGLLLNSIGFNIGGTVTHKDISVTMTQAFHSSESGAPVGYIVTMPGGFTFYHAGDTGIFSSMELWGRLHSIDLAMLPIGGTFTMDARQAAMASAMLRTRSVVPMHWGTFPVLEQNTERFREQLRNHAPDCRLFDMKPGDAITLDMGEDGRGCAYC; via the coding sequence ATGCAGTACAGCCTCACATGGCACGGCCACGCCAATTTCCAGATTTCCTGCGACGGGGCCAACGTGCTCGTGGACCCGTTTTTCGAGGGCAACCCCTCGGCGTCCACCCCGTGGAGCGACATCGCCCCGCCGGACCTCGTGCTGGTCACCCACGACCACGGAGACCACGTGGGCCAGGCAGTGCAGATCTGCAACACCACCGGCGCCCTGCTGGGCTGCATCGTGGGCACGGCCCAGCGCCTGCTGGAAGAGGGGCTGCGCCCCGGCCTGCTGCTGAATTCCATCGGCTTCAACATCGGCGGCACGGTGACCCACAAGGACATCAGCGTCACCATGACCCAGGCCTTTCACTCGTCCGAATCGGGCGCGCCCGTGGGGTACATCGTGACCATGCCGGGCGGATTCACCTTCTACCATGCCGGTGACACGGGCATCTTCTCGTCGATGGAACTGTGGGGACGGCTGCATTCCATCGACCTGGCCATGCTGCCCATCGGCGGCACCTTCACCATGGACGCGCGGCAGGCGGCCATGGCCAGCGCCATGCTGCGCACCCGCTCGGTGGTGCCCATGCACTGGGGCACCTTTCCGGTGCTGGAACAGAACACCGAGCGCTTTCGCGAGCAGTTGCGCAACCATGCCCCGGACTGTCGGCTGTTCGACATGAAGCCCGGCGACGCCATCACCCTGGACATGGGCGAGGACGGCCGGGGCTGCGCGTACTGTTGA
- the cobT gene encoding nicotinate-nucleotide--dimethylbenzimidazole phosphoribosyltransferase gives MPSPSPQLLDLIAAIDPVDHGHDPAGQAHLDNLTKPRGSLGRLEDLALQLHHIQGGARPLAADPARIFTIAGDHGVAAEGVSLFPQEVTRQMVLNFLNGGAGINVLCATAGIDLRVVDAGCLGDDFDPHPQLIRRKVAPGTANMTHGPAMTREQCEAALLLGAELAAQAAADGCRCVGTGDMGIANTTPSTALYCAYLGLEPEAVTGPGTGLDAHGVAHKAQVIRAALAANRRTVESGDPVDILAAVGGLEIAALAGLILGAARHRMVAVIDGFISTAAYTAAWKIAPAVAGYCVFSHASAEQGHKAILHKLDIRPLLDLGLRLGEGTGGALSIFLLRSAADIFEKMATFGDAGVDAGK, from the coding sequence ATGCCGTCTCCGTCTCCGCAGCTTCTCGACCTCATCGCCGCCATCGACCCCGTGGACCACGGCCACGACCCGGCCGGGCAGGCCCATCTGGACAACCTGACCAAGCCGCGCGGCAGCCTGGGCCGTCTGGAAGACCTGGCCCTGCAACTGCACCACATTCAGGGCGGCGCGCGCCCCCTGGCTGCCGATCCTGCGCGCATTTTCACCATTGCGGGCGACCACGGCGTGGCCGCGGAGGGCGTCTCGTTGTTTCCGCAGGAAGTGACCCGCCAGATGGTGCTCAATTTCCTGAACGGCGGCGCGGGCATCAACGTGCTGTGCGCCACGGCGGGCATCGACCTGCGCGTGGTGGACGCCGGGTGCCTGGGCGACGACTTTGACCCGCACCCGCAGCTGATTCGCCGCAAGGTGGCCCCCGGCACCGCCAACATGACCCATGGCCCGGCCATGACCCGCGAACAGTGCGAGGCTGCCCTGCTGCTGGGCGCCGAACTTGCCGCGCAGGCCGCCGCCGACGGCTGCCGCTGCGTGGGCACCGGCGACATGGGCATAGCCAACACCACGCCGTCCACCGCCCTGTACTGCGCGTACCTTGGCCTTGAACCCGAAGCCGTCACCGGCCCCGGCACCGGTCTGGATGCCCACGGCGTGGCGCACAAGGCCCAGGTCATCCGCGCCGCCCTGGCCGCCAACCGCCGCACCGTCGAATCCGGCGACCCCGTGGATATTCTGGCCGCCGTGGGGGGCCTCGAAATCGCCGCGTTGGCCGGACTCATCCTTGGCGCGGCCCGCCACCGCATGGTGGCCGTCATCGACGGGTTCATTTCCACCGCCGCCTACACCGCCGCGTGGAAAATCGCCCCCGCCGTGGCCGGGTACTGCGTGTTCAGCCACGCCTCCGCCGAGCAGGGCCACAAGGCCATCCTGCACAAGCTGGACATCCGCCCCCTGCTCGACCTTGGCCTGCGCCTCGGCGAAGGCACCGGCGGCGCGCTGTCCATCTTCCTGCTGCGCAGCGCCGCCGATATCTTCGAAAAGATGGCCACCTTCGGCGATGCCGGGGTGGATGCCGGGAAGTAG
- a CDS encoding YkgJ family cysteine cluster protein → MTVDLTEIFAKYERLVAEADALFERVRSQHADCVTCGLGCSDCCHALFDLGLVEAMYLNQRFAEAFGFGAERSAILERADAADRQAVRLKRRLYKESLTGRDSAELLAEVARERIRCPLLGDDDTCAMYAHRPITCRLYGIPTAIGGVAHTCGRTGFAPGGRYPTVALDKIHERLAALSHEILVAVQSRYRELDQVYVPVSMALITRYDNAYLGIGPVKKED, encoded by the coding sequence ATGACCGTGGACCTGACGGAAATCTTCGCCAAATATGAACGACTGGTGGCAGAAGCCGATGCGCTGTTCGAGCGCGTGCGTTCGCAGCACGCCGACTGCGTGACCTGCGGCCTTGGCTGCAGCGATTGCTGCCACGCCCTGTTCGACCTCGGCCTGGTGGAGGCCATGTACCTGAACCAGCGCTTCGCCGAAGCGTTCGGGTTCGGGGCGGAACGTTCCGCCATTCTCGAGCGGGCCGACGCGGCAGACCGCCAGGCCGTGCGCCTGAAGCGCCGCCTGTACAAGGAATCGCTGACCGGCCGCGATTCTGCCGAACTGCTGGCCGAAGTGGCGCGCGAACGCATCCGCTGCCCCCTGCTGGGCGACGACGACACCTGCGCCATGTACGCCCACCGGCCCATCACCTGCCGTCTGTACGGCATCCCCACCGCCATTGGCGGCGTGGCCCACACCTGTGGCCGCACCGGCTTCGCCCCCGGCGGGCGTTATCCCACCGTGGCCCTGGACAAGATCCACGAACGGCTGGCGGCCCTCAGCCACGAAATCCTGGTGGCCGTGCAGTCGCGCTACCGCGAGTTGGATCAGGTCTACGTGCCGGTGTCCATGGCGCTGATCACCAGATACGACAACGCCTATCTTGGCATCGGCCCGGTGAAGAAGGAGGACTGA
- a CDS encoding trypsin-like peptidase domain-containing protein: MFMHGLLSRRTATPRRAAHAGCLVLIARIAGRATLALTALAVAIAFAPLPHAFPLSPRPALAVESRPAPLQADQPVSSQPGRAAITVPTPRSPSLPPGIPDNSPRLTPVVRAVSAVAPAVVNITTARVVERNFNPFPGLMDDEAAREMFPSLPTQRQTRRSLGSGVIINPDGGHTGIVLTNAHVIAGATGIAVHLLDGRSLDAELLGADTDFDIAVLRVPGAQNLPAVKMATSSDLMPGETVIAIGNPFGFAHTVTTGVVSALGRSIKVEQGMITDLIQTDAAINPGNSGGPLLNIMGELIGINTAVYAKGEGIGFAIPVDKARRVVEELLGQGRVDPVWLGVLGQDIDQRTAAWLGLKRASGMLVTEVQQDTPAAKAGLRAGDVLVSLNGNPVEDKDAYIMLLRNYTHRDTLEVGLLREGRTTTLRMTPAVFTQDMAERLSERRWGLRVQEAQDQRTGGVRINAVLPSSPAARLGLAPGDVVRQVGSVRVGNTRDFAQAFARYRLAGKVTLLIQRGGKGYYVSLAL, translated from the coding sequence ATGTTCATGCATGGATTGTTGTCCCGCCGTACCGCAACGCCCCGCCGTGCCGCCCACGCCGGTTGCCTTGTCCTGATCGCCCGGATCGCCGGACGCGCGACCCTGGCCCTGACCGCCCTGGCGGTAGCCATCGCCTTCGCCCCGCTGCCCCACGCGTTCCCGCTTTCGCCCCGGCCCGCGCTGGCGGTGGAATCCCGGCCCGCGCCGTTGCAGGCGGATCAGCCGGTATCCTCGCAGCCGGGCCGCGCGGCCATCACCGTGCCCACGCCGCGTTCGCCCTCCCTGCCACCCGGCATTCCGGACAACAGCCCGCGCCTCACCCCGGTGGTGCGCGCGGTCAGCGCCGTGGCCCCCGCCGTGGTCAACATCACCACCGCGCGGGTGGTGGAACGCAACTTCAACCCCTTCCCCGGCCTGATGGACGACGAGGCCGCGCGCGAAATGTTCCCCAGCCTGCCCACCCAGCGCCAGACCCGGCGCAGTCTGGGTTCCGGGGTGATCATCAACCCCGACGGCGGGCACACCGGCATCGTGCTGACCAACGCCCACGTCATCGCCGGGGCCACGGGCATCGCCGTGCACCTGCTGGATGGCCGCTCGCTGGATGCGGAACTGCTGGGGGCGGACACCGATTTCGACATCGCCGTGCTGCGCGTGCCCGGCGCGCAGAACCTGCCCGCCGTGAAGATGGCCACCTCGTCCGACCTGATGCCCGGCGAAACGGTCATCGCCATCGGCAACCCCTTCGGCTTCGCGCACACGGTGACCACCGGGGTGGTCTCGGCCCTTGGCCGGTCCATCAAGGTGGAACAGGGCATGATCACCGACCTCATCCAGACCGACGCCGCCATCAACCCCGGTAACAGCGGCGGGCCGCTGCTGAACATCATGGGCGAGCTCATCGGCATCAACACGGCGGTCTACGCCAAGGGCGAGGGCATCGGCTTCGCCATTCCCGTGGACAAGGCCCGCCGCGTGGTCGAGGAACTGCTGGGCCAGGGCCGGGTGGACCCGGTGTGGCTGGGCGTGCTGGGGCAGGACATCGACCAGCGCACGGCGGCCTGGCTGGGGCTGAAGCGCGCCTCGGGCATGCTGGTGACCGAAGTGCAGCAGGACACCCCGGCGGCAAAGGCCGGGCTGCGCGCGGGCGACGTGCTGGTCTCCCTCAACGGCAACCCCGTGGAAGACAAGGACGCCTACATCATGCTGCTGCGCAACTACACCCACCGCGACACGCTGGAGGTGGGCCTGCTGCGCGAAGGCAGAACGACCACCCTGCGCATGACCCCGGCCGTGTTCACGCAGGACATGGCGGAACGGCTGTCCGAGCGGCGCTGGGGGCTGCGCGTGCAGGAAGCGCAGGATCAACGAACCGGAGGCGTACGCATCAACGCCGTGCTGCCCTCCAGCCCGGCCGCGCGGCTGGGGTTGGCCCCGGGCGACGTGGTGCGCCAAGTGGGCAGCGTGCGCGTGGGCAACACCCGCGACTTTGCCCAGGCTTTTGCCCGCTACCGGCTGGCGGGCAAGGTGACCCTGCTCATCCAGCGCGGCGGCAAGGGGTACTACGTATCGCTGGCGTTGTAG
- a CDS encoding ferredoxin, with protein sequence MGWTVTVDTDKCTGDGECVDVCPVEVYELQDGKAVPVNEEECLGCESCVEVCEAGAITVEEN encoded by the coding sequence ATGGGTTGGACTGTTACTGTTGACACCGATAAGTGTACCGGCGACGGCGAATGCGTGGACGTGTGCCCCGTCGAAGTTTACGAACTGCAGGACGGCAAGGCTGTTCCCGTGAACGAAGAAGAATGCCTTGGCTGTGAATCCTGCGTGGAAGTCTGCGAAGCCGGCGCGATCACCGTCGAAGAGAACTAG